AGTTATTCACGCTAAAATTGTCAAAGAGACATTTAATTCCTATCTTCAAAAAGGGATTCCAACGGCGACCCTGGTATTGAGCGATCAAAGTCCGGCAGATTCTACCAAATGCTACTGGATGACTTTTTTGCATCAAACGACCGGGATTCTTTTCGGGGCCGAGCAATTGGCAAACACGTATGATCAGGCGGTGGTTTTTTATTTACCGAAAAAGATCAAACGCGGCTACTACGAAGTAGAATTGCAACTTCTGACGGATGAACCGAGAACACTTCCATGGGGGAAGATTACAGAAACGCACACACATTTGCTCGAAAAGCGTATTTTGGAAGAACCCGGGCCCTGGTTGTGGTCGCATAAAAGATGGAAACGAACGGTTCCTGACAACATTCCGAAACTAAAAGAAGAACAGCGTGAAAAATTTAATTCTCTTTTCAGGACTCCTGCTCCTAAGCCTTAATGGAATCTCGCAAAAAGTAGCAGCGGTCGATACGCTCCATTTCACTGCAGATACTTCTTATTCACGCATCGTAGTACGCTACGGAAAAGACTTGCTCCTGTTCGGAACATCCAAAACCGGAGTCATTGCTTTCAATGAAAAAGACAAAACGAAAAAAACGATCGTTCCACCGGTAAAAGGCGGTGAATTCCGGGATATTGCCATCCATAAAGACACGATCTACAGCATTCTATCGGGCGACAACGGGATTGTTTACAAAGGAACTCTGGAAACTTCCACCCCGGTATTCAACGAAAGCGGCATCTTCCTGGACGATATTTCCATTTGGAAAGATGAATTGGTCATATTGGGTGATCCCATTGACGGAAATTTCTTTATCCGCAAGAAGGGAGTTGAATCCGCTACTTTTGAAGAAATCGGGCAAAAAATTGCAAACGAGCCTCAGGAAGGATGTTATGCTGCCAGCGGAACCTGCGCGCAATTCGTGAGCCCGGAAGCTTACTTTTTTGTTTCCGGCGGTGATTCTTCTGCCCGTTTCCATTATGCAGACCTGTGGTCGAAAAGAACGTTATCCGTCAAACTACCTATGAAAACCGGTGAAGGCGCCGGGCCTTTTTCGGTATTCTTTTGGAATCCGCTGAATGGTGTTGTAGTTGGCGGAGATTACAGGAAAAGTGCTGAAGCATCTAAAAATGCGTGTTTTACGAAAGATGGCGGCAATACCTGGACAGCATCCGAAACCTTCCCCAACGGTTACCGGTCTTGTGTTACGGGGAACTCAAAAATCCTGTATGCTTGCGGAACAACAGGAATCGATTACTCCAAAGACGGCGGAAATACCTGGCATTTCCTGATGAAAGGGAATTTTTGCGCATTGCTGCTGGAAAAGAAAACGCTTTATGCAACAACGAATAAGGGATATTGTTTGAAAATGAAAATCCGGTAGGGACGCGATGCATCGCGTCCCTACCCTGTTATTTAATCGTTGAAACTGCAGCCAGTAACTTTTCCTTGCTCTGCTTCCCTACCAGTTTCTTCACCATTTTTCCTTCGCCGTTCACGAAAAGTAAAGTCGGGTACGCCGTAACGGTATATGCTTTGGAAATCATCGGTCCGTCGGCATCCTGTTCCGCATCGATTTTTAAATTGATGAAGCGTCCGTTGAACACATTCCCTACTTCCGTATCCGAAAAAGTGGTTTTGGCCATTTCCTTACAAGGCCCGCACCAGCTGGTATGAACATCAATGAAAATCAACTTCCCGGTAGCCTGTGCCTGCTTGATCGCTTTCTGAAAAGTCAGTTTGGAAAATTTAATGCCCGAAACGGTAACTGTTTCTGTTTCAGGAGCCGTTTTCTCAGCCGAATTGAACGAAAAAACAAGGAATGAAAGCCCCAACAGGAGCATGACCGTAAATTTCATAGTTGCGTTTTTAAGAATCATAATCTTTGTCTAAATTTAGCAATTAAAATGGTTCAAATGGTTCAAATGGTTCAAATGGTTCAAATGGTTCAAATACAAAATCCAGTTTGAAATTCATTTAGTCTGAACTTTAGAAATACTTTGAACTTTTAAAGTTTTATTCCAAGATTTGTTCCAAATGCGGTAAGATCGTTTCAACGCAGCTTATCCACATTTACCTTCTGACTTTTAACTTTGTAAGATGGCTTTTGAAGTAACATACACCGATTGTTCCGCAGAAACTTACCAGGAGATCCGGGCGATTATTGCGCTGTGGAACGAAAAATCTCCGGAATATCGAGTGAAAACGAGCGGTTCTACCGGAACCCCGAAGTCTATTTTATTGAAACGCGAACAGCTGGAAGCTTCTGCAAAGCGCAGCAATGCTTTTTTCGGATTGAATGAACACTCCCGCGTTCTGATGCCTTTATCGCCTCATACGATCGGGGGAAAAATGATGCTCATTCGCGCACTGGTCGGGAATTATTCCATTCACGTGGTGGAACCTCGGGCCAATCCGCTGGAAGAAATTGATCACAAATCACGCTTTTCGTTTATTTCCCTGGTTCCTTACCAGGTAAAGAGCATCCTGGAAGAAACCCCGGACAGTTTAAACCGCTTTGACTGCATCCTGCTTGGCGGAATGGGACTATCCCTTGAACTGGAAAAAACACTTTCGGATTTAAGCCCACAGATTTATATCGGTTTTGGTATGACCGAAACGGTTTCCCACATTGCTTTGAGAAAAATGAACAACCCGGTATACGAAGCTTTGGAAGGTGTTGAGCTGGATATTTCAGAGGGTTCTCTGGTCGTAACGGATTCGAAGCTGGGAATCGAACGCATGCAGACAAACGACCAGGTGAAGCTGATCGACTCCAAACATTTCGAATGGCTTGGAAGAGCCGATTTTGTGATCAACAGCGGCGGCCTTAAAATCCACCCGGAAAACATCGAACAGCTGATTGCCGATCAGATCGAAGTTCCGTTCATCATTGGCGGAATTCCGCATGAAACACTGGGAGAAGCCTGTGTGCTTATTATCGAAGAAGCATTGCCGGAAGCACAATTCGAACAACTAAAAGCACTTATCCGGGAAAAATTCGGTAAATATGCAGCGCCCAAACAACAAGTGATTGCTTCCATTCTGAAAACTGAAAATGGGAAAATCCGCCGGAAAGAAACTCTAAAAGCACTTTTTAAATGACCCGTGCCGAATGCTTTCGTTTATTAAATCTTCCAGCCGGTTCAACGGATGCGGAGATCAGGAAGCAGTATAAAAAACTGGCCTTGCGCCTGCACCCGGATGTAAATCCCGATCCGATGGCGCATGAAGTGTTCATTAAGCTCGGAAAAGCGGTTGAAATTCTCCTGAACCCCGATTTCAGTGAAGAACCGGAAAAAAGAACTTCCCGGAGAACCACAAACGAATCGGATGAAGAACGTTTGGAACGCATGCGCGTGGCTAAAATGCGCTACGAAAAGCAGAGAATGCAGCAGGCGCATGACAATAACCGTTATTTCACTTCACTCACTACCGGTTTGCGCTGGAGTATTTACAAATATATCATGCGGATTTCGCTGGTACTTTCACTGGCCATGTCTACCGAATATTTCCTGCCGCTCCACTACGAAAACGATGTGTTACTCGGTTCCTCCAAATCGCTGAACAACGGGATTATCAAAGGAAATATTACCGGGATAGAATTGGAAAACCGGGGAAAATACTACGTTCAGAACAATGTATACGCCTGGAAATTTGCCTACCCGGAAGTAATTATCGAAACAACCTGGTTCCTGCACACACCGGTAAAAATGATCACAACGGATGATTTTACGCGATACCGCACACCCTTCGACTTTCACATCGGGAGTATTCGTTTCGGGCTGATTATTTTGTTCCTGGTGCCGCTTTACCCCTATTTGAGACGCCGGAAAACGCTCAATTTCGTGTTCTTTTATCACCTTTCTTTCTGGGGAATCGGAACGATCGTCGCTTATTTGCTGATCACACAGGGACGGATCATTCACTTACTCACTTTGGGATTCCTATGATTCGACATCAGCATTTTCATGCAGATTTGATGGATTTAGCTTCGCTGAACTTACGTTTCGCAGATTCAATGTACTCAATACCCCCAAAAACAAAAGTTCTAAGAGCGGTTTTTCTTCAAACGGTCCATTTCGCGTTTGTCGTCTTTTTCTTTCAGGTCGTGGCGCTTGTCGTGCATTTTTTTACCGACTCCGGTTGCAAGCTCGAGCTTCAGCCAGCCTTTTTCAGACAGGAAGAGTTTCAATGGAACGATGGTGTTTCCTTTTGTTTTCACCCACTTTTCGAGCTTTTTGATCTCCTTTTTGTTCAGCAGTAATTTGCGATCGGAACGCACCGAATGGTTGTAGAATGAAGCATTCTCGTATGGAGAAACGTGCATGTTACGGATGAACACCTGTCCGTTTTCAACGATGCAGTAAGCTTCCAGGATACTTGCTTTTCCATTGCGGATACTTTTGATCTCCGTACCGGACAACACCATTCCCGCGGTAAAGAATTCATCCAGCTGATATTCAAACCGCGCGCGCTTATTCTTAATATTTACTTCGTTCTTAGACATGCTTCAATTCGGGAGACTGACTTTGTCCCCATTCTTTTATTCCAAGGTAAAAATAATAAATCGTTACCAACATCAGGATATGGCTCAAATCATCTTTATTCAGCCATTGATGCACATTGATCTTCAAAATAAAGATAAATGCCGAAGGTGTCAGGATACAAACCCCGATGATCAGTTTTTTCAAAAATTGCGCTTCCGGGTGCCTTCTCTTCAAAATATAAGCGTAAACACCGGTATAACTGATGTACGTAATGATTGCATCTATTGCGGTAAAAATAAACTTTTGGGTTAATATGGAAACGACGCAAAGGGCAATACTTTTGATCCAAACCAAGGCAAACGCATAATCTTTCGGAGTGGAAATCCCTTTGAAACGCAGCACTCCGACAGCAGCAAACCCGTTTGCCAGGCATCCGAAGATCCAACTCGGATATTTCCCGAAGAATCCCCAATAATTGAAGAACAGGTGTCCCAATCCGCCGAAGAATGTAGAAAGTCCGAAAGTCAGGTAAAAAAGCCGCCAGTAAAAGTTCGCTTCATTCCGGAACTTCCCCAGTTTATTGAATGCGAAAATGCAAAACCCAGCAATGATCCAGTTCAATATCAGGGCCATCGGCTCCAGTAAGTGCAATCCTAAAAAATCAAATTCTATCTTATCCACCCCGCGAAAGTACTGCTTCAAGCCAGAAAACACAAGTACTTCGTGCGAATGAGCCCGAATTTGGCCGGATATTCCCCAAAAAGACTTGAAAACAACCGAAAATCCGTACTTTTGAGCGATGAATATTCCGTCGAAATACGTTGAAGAAGCAGTAGAACAATTCAGTTCATTACCGGGAATCGGTAAGCGCACTGCTTTGCGCCTGGTATTGAACCTGCTGAAACGCGATCCGGAAGAACTGGAGCGCTTCGGGGACATCCTGCAGCAATTGAAATCGCATGTACAGAGCTGTTCTTCCTGCGGGAATATTTCCGACACTCCAATTTGTTCCATTTGCTCGAATGAAAAGCGCAATCACCGCCTGATTTGCGTGGTGGAAGACATCCGCGATGTGATGGCCATTGAAAGCACCGGAACGTACCAGGGAATTTATCACGTACTGGGCGGAATTATTTCTCCCATGGATGGAATCGGCCCGAACGATCTGTTTATTCAACCTTTGGTTGACAAATGTACAGCAGGACTGGCAGATGAGATTATCCTGGCCCTCAGCCCCACGATGGAAGGCGATACGACCAATTTTTTCCTTTATAAAAAACTGCATGCCACCAATGTGCAGATTACGGCACTTTCACGCGGAATCGCCGTTGGTTCGGAAATCCAGTACGCAGACGAGATTACCCTTTCGCGCTCCATTCAGCAGCGCATTCCCTTTCAATCCTAGATGCCTCGCCCTGCCTGGGCAAATTCCGCACGTGCGGGATCCGTATTTTTGGGTCCTGATCGTTCATGTTAACACCTTCTTCCGCGATAATCCTTGCATACCATCAGATAAATGTTATATTTGATAACACATCAAATTAAGAACTATGTTAAAGGAATTCAAGGCATTTATCATGCGCGGAAATGTGGTCGACCTGGCAGTTGCTGTCATTCTCGGAGCCGCATTCGGAGCAATTATCAACTCGCTGGTATCAGATATCATTACGCCCGCTATTCTGAATCCGGCATTGAAAGCGGCACATGCCGACAAAATCGAAGAACTGAGAGCCTTCGGAAATGCGGTCGTTCATCAGGGCGATACGCTTATAAAGGATGGAAAAGCTGTTTTGAAGGACGGGAAACCTGTTTTAGCTGAAAAAGATGTTGTGGAAGGCGGGATTCTGTACGGTTCTTTCCTGGCAAAAGTCATTAACTTCCTGGTGATTGCATTTTGCTTGTTCATGGTGGTGAAACTGATGAATAAAGCCATGCATTTGCGCAAAAAAGAAGAGGAAGAAACACCGGCTGCGGCTCCTGAACCTTCCAGTGAAGAAAAGCTCCTTATAGAGATTCGTGATCTGCTGAAGAACAAGCAATAATTTCAGGTGTAAAATCTTTGAAAGGGACCAATCAATAATTGGTAACACAGAATTATCATTCAAAGTTTTGTTGATTTGAAAATTTATATATCTTCGTTCGAAACAAATGCCTCTTTGAGGCAGCAAAAGAGAATATTTACATACCCATGACAAGTATTTTTGTGGCAAAACTTGATTTCAACGCAACAGAAGAACAGTTGAAGTCCCTTTTTGAAGAATACGGAAGAGTAAACCGTGTGACCATTGCAAAAGACCGCGAAACAGGTAAACCGAGAGGTTTTGCCTTTGTTGAAATGGCTGATGAATCAGAAGCAGATCAAGCGATTGAAGCATTGGACAACTATGCCATTAACGGACGTAACATTGCCGTTAAAAAAGCTGATGACCGCGCTTCAGGAGGAAAACCATCCGGAGGCGGTGATAACCGTTCGGGTGACAGACCTTACAAAAGTGATCGCCCGAGAGAAGACCGCAGCAATACCAACGAGTACAAATCGGATTACAAAAAACCGGATGATAATCGTGTCAGTAAACCTGCTTTCACCAACCCGGATGATATTATTCCTGCAAAAGTTGAACGTAAAAAGGAAAAAGATACCCGAAGCATTGGCGGAAATGCCGGTAAGGAAACTCCGAAAAAGCCAAAAATGGAAGCTTACCGCAAAAGTGGAAAAGACAACCAGTTTTTGGACGACGATGACTTAACGGATGAAGAATTGGATTTATTCGGAAGAAACGAAGAAGAGGAAGAAGATGAAGATTACCGCAAATACCTGGTAAACAGCGATGATGAGGACGATTCGGATGAAGACTACGATGATGAGGACGAGTACGACGAAGAAGAAGAAGACGATGACGACGAAAAATAATACAATGAAAATCTCCCTGGTTTAGCCGGGGATTTTTTTTGCGTCACTTTTCCGGCCCCCGAAGTTATTTCCTCATCTCCTGCCCTTCCTGGCAATGAATCACTTTCGAGCTTTCCTGTTTTAATCGCATGGGAATTGTCCATTCCTTTTTGTCGCTAAGCAATAAGATCCTTCCCGGGGAATTCATGCGCTTTTTTGCATAGGGAATGGATTCCAACTTAATCAGAACAGTCCCACCCGGCTCCAGCTTCTCCATCGAAGAACCCGTTTCCCGCAAACTGTTGGTATCGTACCAGGAAATGAAATGCGGATTCAGAAAGAAGGTTTTGGTTGTTTGGTTAACCAACTGAAAGGTCAGGATGAATTTATTATAATAAAAATTGCAGCTGTCAAACTCAAAATCAAGGACTTCAAGCAACACTTCTTTTTCCCGGCAAAAGACCGAATCCCCTTTTTGTTCGATGACGACAACCTTAGGGCTTTCAATATTCCGCTGGGCAAACAGGGAATTGACTACGGAAAGGCAAATCAGTAACCCGAAATTCAACACGATAGCTTTCATAGCACAAGAATGAAATGCTAAGCTACGAACTGAACAGGAAGGATTTTCTTATCGAATTGTTAAGTTTAAGAGAATCTATACTTACAAACAAATTTAATATCTATTTAAAATTTCGAAATTGAATACAAGGATTTTACAAATCCGTTTTGATTTGTTCTGAGGTAATTATTCTAGTCATTAGTCTTTCAACATCATTGTAACTGTACTTATTTCCTTTAGATTTTTTTAAAATATCAACGAATTCAGAAATTTCAGATTCCCTTTCAATTATGATATACTTTATATCATTCGGTTCGAATTCAAGTCTTAGATTACTAAGTTTTTTATTAATTCTTTTTTTTTGTTCCTCAGTCTGATATGCCACAGGGTTAATAGCCATTGGATTACATTCCTCGTAACTTGGGGTATACCTCCATTCTCTTTCATCAGAGAATCGATAATTTTTTACAACCTCACCTCCTCTAGAAAGATCTGCCTCATAATTCTTAACATATCTCAAAATATTCAGCCAATTTCTCTGATCTGAGGATATTTTATCCCACTCTACATTTTTTACCTTTGCAATATTTCTATAACTTTCTTGTATGCTTTTGGCAAGAAATGAACCCGCTTGAACATACATAACGGGGTTTAATCTTTGCCTTTGAGCCCATTCTTTTGTTAGTCCTATTCCATATGCCCCATATTTTCCAATATGATCTTTTATTTGTGACAATGGAATATCACAGAAACTAACCATTGGAGCGGCATATTTAATTTCTTTTTCCAATTCAAAAAATATGGTTTCAGCGCAGTATTTTATCTTAAAATTGTCCTGTAAAATTCCTTTAAGAGCATCCACTGTGCTTGTAAAGTGTATAATAGAGTTTGAACTTAAAGCCATAAATGAAATTTGAATAACTAAAAATGATAAATCAATAATCTATTTATCACTTCAAAATTGGAAAATATTCGACAATTGATATTTGTTTCGTTAACATCTCAATACTAGCAAAAAAACAAAATATTTATATCCCATAGACTAAAAAATTTATTCACTTTTATTTCGTTCAATGACGGCTACCATGTTCCGGTTGAACGTTGATAAATCATTTCCCAGCGGTGAAAAGAAATCAATGTCGGCATCTTCAATAGCCGCCAATGCTTCCTGCAGCACCTCAGCGCCTGCATCCGTTAGCTTGATCACCTTGGCCCGCGTATCGGTTTGGTGTTCCTGACGGCTGATAAACTGCTTCTCTTCCAGCGTGCGCAAAACCTTGGAAACCATCATCCGGTCGGCATTTCCCTGGTTGGCGATATCTACCTGTGTTACCTGATCGTTTTCCCGCGAAAGCCAGGCCAATGCAGCCAAAAGTACAAACTGCGTCTGCGTCAGGTTCAAAGGATCCAGTACCTTTTTCTGTTTTCGCTGCCACAAAAGCGTCATTTGCCCCAGGAGATATCCCGGGCTTTCCTCCGGACTTTTAAACTTAAATTCTATTTGTTCAGCCATGTTATTTCAGAAGCATTTTTGCCGAAATTAAATCAAAATCGTGTTTGTTGATCTCCAAAAATCCAAAACGGAACGGATAGCCCCAACTTTGTTTTTTCGGAATAAAATCCAGGTCGTTGATCAAAGGCAGAATAGAAATATCCCGGTGGCCCAAAAAAGCAATATCTCTCCGGGCAGGACAGAAATCGGCGCTTACCTGCACCGGGTAGGTGTTGTCATCCTTCACCTCCCCGATTGCCGTAAACTCCTGGCATTTATCCGGTTGTCCCATTGTCTGTTTCCCCGAATAATAAATCACGAAATCGCCCTTTCGCATTCTTTTCAACGGTGCCATCTTTCCATGGCAAGCCTGGGCAAAACCTTCCGAGATTCCGGTTTGAACGTGATCTTTTGAAGCCACGATGACCCAGTATTTTGGTTCCCGTTCCACAGTCCTTGTTAGTTTGTTTCTAAAAATGTCAATTTATATCCGTCCAAATCTTTCACATGGAAAGCCCTCCCGAAAGGTGTTTCAATGATCGGTCCTGCCGTGTCAACTCCGTTGGCAATGAATTGCTCTTTCAGTTCATCCACGTTTTCGTTTACTGCAAACCACAATGCCACACCAATTCCCAGCTCCCTTCCTTCCAGCGGTTCAAGCGGAGTGCGGATAGCAAAACTGGCTTCTCCCCGGTTGTATTTAAAAACACAGGCCTGCGGGTTCGTATCCCCGATCTCAAAACCTAATTTCTGCGTGTAAAAATCTTTCGAAGCTTCCAAATCGTTTACTTGTAAAGACGCAAATGTCAATTGTTTCATGGTACTCTTTTTAATTGTTGTTACAAACATAATATACACGACAACAATATAAAAACAATTGTGCTTTTTAATTTAAAAAAAAGGAAATCGGGGAAAATTATAAAGGTGCAAAAAAGCGAATATGTTCCCGGACTCTGCAAATATCAACCGGAAATTCCCTGATATATATTCCGAGTCTTTTTTATCAAATCTGCCTTTATTTTTGTACAAACAGAGAAACAAATCGATCAACAACTAATAAGAGGGAACTATGAAAAAAGTAATCGCAGTGATGATGGTGTTGGGAAGCGTAGCATGCGCCAAAGCACAAACCATCGAGTCCGGAAGCCACAGCACAGTTGGCTACATCAAGAGTGACGGAACCATTGAGAACTCCAGCCATTCTACTGTTGGATACATTAAAAGTGACGGAACCATCGAAGATAGAAGCCACAGCACAATCGGTTACATCAGAAGCAACGGAACCATCGAAAACAGAAGCCATTCTACAGTCGGCTATGTAAAAAGCGACGGAACAGTTGAAAACAGCAGCCACTCCACTTTGGGCTACATCAAAGACAATGGTACCGTTGAAAATTCAAGCCACAGCACATTGGGTTATGCCAGGGGCATTAAAAAAGAATGGGCCGCAGTAGCTTATTTTTTCTTCAAGTTTTAAGGAAATACTGAAACCTAAAACAAAATCCGCAGAACTTTGATTCTGCGGATTTTCTATTCATTCCTGTTTCTGCCTCAGGGCGTTATCTCCCTACCGCGCAACCCGCGTGGAGTACTAATCGCCCAATCAGTCCAGGTCAATTTTTTCAGAAACCCAATCCACAGCCTGGCCCATTGCCGCATGATTAAACGCTTTAAAAGTTCCCGGCATCAACGCACTGAATACTTTCGTAAAATTATGCACACCCTCACTATCCGAAATAATCGCAGCGCGGTTCCATTTCATCAGATTCTGAGCTCCCAAAACAGCATCTTTAAACCAGGCCCCGAAAGTGAATTCCGAAACCGGCGTGTCCAATACCAGCATATAATTCAAAACGTCTGTTTGCTCCACTAATTTTTTGACTTCCGGGATAACTACCTCATCAAAATCTGCCTGAGTAACCTCTCCCGTAGCTCTGAAACCAACTATATTCGTTGGCAAATCCGTTATTTTCGTTATCATAGCCTTTCTATTTTAATAGTAAGATAGCGAACCTTATGCTGAGGCAAACCGGTATTTAGGATTTATTAGGGAATTTGTGGAAAGCGCTTTGTATTCCGATGTTTTTGGTTAACAAAACATAAGAACTCCAACGGAAATCGGGATTTATTCTTACATTTGTTCGTTACAACTGGGGTCGACATTGGATTTGACAGCGATTGAGATTTCGGTGGGAAGCATGCAGAGCGTTGTAGTGAAGCTCTTAAATATCTTGCTGCGAACAATAATTGACAATACGTCATACGCACTTGCTGCTTAATTTACTAGGTAAATTCGGCTTAATCCAGTGGAAGATATAGTACACGGACAAGTTTCTCCTCTACCGGCTCTGATTTTCGGCTAGTAGGCTCAGGAGAATCATTTTAGAAAATCTGGCACCAATCGGGCTTCGCGTGCGGTGTGAGATCTTAGAAGCTAAGGTTGGATCTTGGGTGTTTTTGTCCGAATCCAGCTCGAAAACCAATCAAAAAATAAGCATGTAGAAGACATTCGGAACCATTGTTTGGACGAGGGTTCGAACCCCTCCGACTCCACCACGAAAGTAGAAAAAGGCCATTCCTAGCGGATGGCTTTTTCACTTTGTGGTGGTCCGTAGCGACTGACGAAGGAAAGTCTGCTACGGAAAAGTCGCAGGGATACAGGTTCTAAGTACGATTTAAGTCTCCTCCCTTGAGGGAGGATTAAGGTGGGTGGTGAAGCCCAAATCTTCCACAAAGCCCAATTTCATTCAGTTTCCCAAAATTCTCAGCGGTTCGATTCCCTTTTGCCCGGAAGGTGTTGTATTTCAGATTTTTTTGGTAGTATTGACCGAAAATTAAACCAAGCATTATTCAGACCATATGATTCACAAAATCACTTCGATTAAAAATTTGGGGAAATTAAAGTCTCCATCTTTCAGTAAAGAAAACTGGAATGGTATTTTCCAAAAACGAAATATTATATATGCTAATAATGGTAGTGGAAAAACTACACTGTCTTTAATGTTTAGATCT
The window above is part of the Fluviicola sp. genome. Proteins encoded here:
- a CDS encoding thioredoxin domain-containing protein, producing MKFTVMLLLGLSFLVFSFNSAEKTAPETETVTVSGIKFSKLTFQKAIKQAQATGKLIFIDVHTSWCGPCKEMAKTTFSDTEVGNVFNGRFINLKIDAEQDADGPMISKAYTVTAYPTLLFVNGEGKMVKKLVGKQSKEKLLAAVSTIK
- a CDS encoding AMP-binding protein; this translates as MAFEVTYTDCSAETYQEIRAIIALWNEKSPEYRVKTSGSTGTPKSILLKREQLEASAKRSNAFFGLNEHSRVLMPLSPHTIGGKMMLIRALVGNYSIHVVEPRANPLEEIDHKSRFSFISLVPYQVKSILEETPDSLNRFDCILLGGMGLSLELEKTLSDLSPQIYIGFGMTETVSHIALRKMNNPVYEALEGVELDISEGSLVVTDSKLGIERMQTNDQVKLIDSKHFEWLGRADFVINSGGLKIHPENIEQLIADQIEVPFIIGGIPHETLGEACVLIIEEALPEAQFEQLKALIREKFGKYAAPKQQVIASILKTENGKIRRKETLKALFK
- a CDS encoding J domain-containing protein, which encodes MTRAECFRLLNLPAGSTDAEIRKQYKKLALRLHPDVNPDPMAHEVFIKLGKAVEILLNPDFSEEPEKRTSRRTTNESDEERLERMRVAKMRYEKQRMQQAHDNNRYFTSLTTGLRWSIYKYIMRISLVLSLAMSTEYFLPLHYENDVLLGSSKSLNNGIIKGNITGIELENRGKYYVQNNVYAWKFAYPEVIIETTWFLHTPVKMITTDDFTRYRTPFDFHIGSIRFGLIILFLVPLYPYLRRRKTLNFVFFYHLSFWGIGTIVAYLLITQGRIIHLLTLGFL
- the smpB gene encoding SsrA-binding protein SmpB; its protein translation is MSKNEVNIKNKRARFEYQLDEFFTAGMVLSGTEIKSIRNGKASILEAYCIVENGQVFIRNMHVSPYENASFYNHSVRSDRKLLLNKKEIKKLEKWVKTKGNTIVPLKLFLSEKGWLKLELATGVGKKMHDKRHDLKEKDDKREMDRLKKNRS
- the recR gene encoding recombination mediator RecR, translating into MNIPSKYVEEAVEQFSSLPGIGKRTALRLVLNLLKRDPEELERFGDILQQLKSHVQSCSSCGNISDTPICSICSNEKRNHRLICVVEDIRDVMAIESTGTYQGIYHVLGGIISPMDGIGPNDLFIQPLVDKCTAGLADEIILALSPTMEGDTTNFFLYKKLHATNVQITALSRGIAVGSEIQYADEITLSRSIQQRIPFQS
- the mscL gene encoding large conductance mechanosensitive channel protein MscL, with protein sequence MLKEFKAFIMRGNVVDLAVAVILGAAFGAIINSLVSDIITPAILNPALKAAHADKIEELRAFGNAVVHQGDTLIKDGKAVLKDGKPVLAEKDVVEGGILYGSFLAKVINFLVIAFCLFMVVKLMNKAMHLRKKEEEETPAAAPEPSSEEKLLIEIRDLLKNKQ
- a CDS encoding RNA-binding protein, translating into MTSIFVAKLDFNATEEQLKSLFEEYGRVNRVTIAKDRETGKPRGFAFVEMADESEADQAIEALDNYAINGRNIAVKKADDRASGGKPSGGGDNRSGDRPYKSDRPREDRSNTNEYKSDYKKPDDNRVSKPAFTNPDDIIPAKVERKKEKDTRSIGGNAGKETPKKPKMEAYRKSGKDNQFLDDDDLTDEELDLFGRNEEEEEDEDYRKYLVNSDDEDDSDEDYDDEDEYDEEEEDDDDEK
- a CDS encoding abortive infection system antitoxin AbiGi family protein; the protein is MALSSNSIIHFTSTVDALKGILQDNFKIKYCAETIFFELEKEIKYAAPMVSFCDIPLSQIKDHIGKYGAYGIGLTKEWAQRQRLNPVMYVQAGSFLAKSIQESYRNIAKVKNVEWDKISSDQRNWLNILRYVKNYEADLSRGGEVVKNYRFSDEREWRYTPSYEECNPMAINPVAYQTEEQKKRINKKLSNLRLEFEPNDIKYIIIERESEISEFVDILKKSKGNKYSYNDVERLMTRIITSEQIKTDL
- a CDS encoding MarR family transcriptional regulator, producing the protein MAEQIEFKFKSPEESPGYLLGQMTLLWQRKQKKVLDPLNLTQTQFVLLAALAWLSRENDQVTQVDIANQGNADRMMVSKVLRTLEEKQFISRQEHQTDTRAKVIKLTDAGAEVLQEALAAIEDADIDFFSPLGNDLSTFNRNMVAVIERNKSE
- a CDS encoding EVE domain-containing protein, which produces MEREPKYWVIVASKDHVQTGISEGFAQACHGKMAPLKRMRKGDFVIYYSGKQTMGQPDKCQEFTAIGEVKDDNTYPVQVSADFCPARRDIAFLGHRDISILPLINDLDFIPKKQSWGYPFRFGFLEINKHDFDLISAKMLLK
- a CDS encoding VOC family protein, whose translation is MKQLTFASLQVNDLEASKDFYTQKLGFEIGDTNPQACVFKYNRGEASFAIRTPLEPLEGRELGIGVALWFAVNENVDELKEQFIANGVDTAGPIIETPFGRAFHVKDLDGYKLTFLETN
- a CDS encoding 5-fold beta-flower protein, with amino-acid sequence MKKVIAVMMVLGSVACAKAQTIESGSHSTVGYIKSDGTIENSSHSTVGYIKSDGTIEDRSHSTIGYIRSNGTIENRSHSTVGYVKSDGTVENSSHSTLGYIKDNGTVENSSHSTLGYARGIKKEWAAVAYFFFKF
- a CDS encoding STAS/SEC14 domain-containing protein — its product is MITKITDLPTNIVGFRATGEVTQADFDEVVIPEVKKLVEQTDVLNYMLVLDTPVSEFTFGAWFKDAVLGAQNLMKWNRAAIISDSEGVHNFTKVFSALMPGTFKAFNHAAMGQAVDWVSEKIDLD